The genomic interval ATTGCGTCCGGAGCATTAAGGTAGATAGTTAGTAAAAACCTTTCTGAAGGGTTAAGTTAAAAAACTTAAGCAGGTAGCCGATAAAAAAGCTAATCGCTAGGTAGATCAAGGGTTTAAAAGTATCCATCCCAACCTTCACAAAGTTATGTCGATGGATAACGGAAGCAGGTTCATGTATGCTTTTGCGTCTGGAAATTACGCCAACACAAAATTCAATTCATTTTTGCGAACAGCAACCAGTTGCCTTGGTATAATAACTTAATATCAAGCTCCATCTCTGGCCTTTATAAAAATTTTATAGACCGGTCGGGGAGGGGCTGATGGCTTAGTGATGATATCTAGTGAATGTCTAAATAATCTTAACAGAAATAAAAATTAAGACCTTATGGTAAAAGTGTAAGACGTCCCTAAAAGGTTCGTATGCTTAATAATCTTTCAATGACATTAGTAAGTATCCGTGTTACAATTTTTAAAAATTGACATCGGTATGATGAGTCGATTTTAAAACGCCCTATGGGTGAGTGGTTATGCGACAGCATAAAAATGAAATTCCTTACTTGGAATACGTCTGTCTAAAAACATATTCAGTGATCTTAATAAAGCAAGCTACCAAGCACAGGTAGGTTGCTTTCTTCTGTTTTTTTATCTTATGTATGGCTCCTATGTATACCGTTAAAATCATACATAGTTACTATACATAACCTCTGTACACCTCAAATCTCTATAGATTACCCGGTACATTAATGTTTTTAATGCGTTCCGGTGCCCGCAACTTAATTGCACCTATCCCCAACTAATAATTAGATAAGGAGTTACTAAAAATGAAGATTTGGAACAATGTTAAAGTTCGAGATAAGCAACATACGATTCTGGTGTTCCTATATCGTTTTCGCGGAGCTACAAATGAACAACTTCGCCGTTATCTATATGGACACTGTGACTCTAAACGAGCTACTCAATTAGCCAATACATCAAAGTTTGTTTCTCAGCTGAAGAAGGATAAAATGATCCGCTTCAGCTCATGTTTACCATACCGACAAGGCGAAATTAATTACCTCTCACCTAAAGGTATCCAATATATTTATGATACGTGTGATATTGATGTGTCAGGTGATCCTGAAAAGGGTTTTGAAGAGCCATTTGGTGAGTTTGAATACGACACACTTAAGCCTCCTCTCAATTATCTAGAGCATCACTTGATGTATGTAGATTTGGTGCTTAAAGAACAAAAATTAAAGCATCGTAACTCGTTATACGCTGTTAGGAAATACACATATGAAAAAAACGTTGGTCGAGAAGGTTACATCGGAAATGGTCGTCTAAGACCAGATGGAGAAATGTTAGTGGAGACTAAAGATCAAAAGGTACTTGCTGCTATAGAAGTAGATACTGGATCCGAACGTTATCAACATCTAGTAGAGAAATTTCGGAATTATAAAAGATTTTTTGACTATTGCACAGCTAATGACCTCGATATTCCATACTTCGCCATATACTTTCAAACAAAACAGTCTGAACAAAAGAGGGGATGGATAAACGATAAACGTGCCATTACTGTGTTAAAGGCAGCTTCTGAAGGGCTGTCTTACTATTGCTGGACTATCGAAGTCTTTATTCCAAATAGGTGTTCCATGAAGCGTCTACTAGATAAAAATTTAGGTGATTTAGAAAGGGTTGGAGTTTGCATACCTCCTAAAGAAAATCCAATACTTGCTGAATTAGAAGCTGCAGAAAAAAGAAAAATAGCAGAAGAGAAAGCTCAATTAGAGGCAATACGGAGACACCAAGAACAAGAAAAACAAGCTGAAATGGAGCGTCAACAGAGATTACTCAGACAACAACAAGCCTTAGAAAGGGAAAAATTTCAACAAGAAATGATAGAACAACCGAACAAAGGTTTTTTCAAAAAGCTCTTCAAATAGTGAGAATCAAGACTCTGTATAGGGTCTTGTTTTTTTGATGTGGAGCAGAGGACAGTTTAATTAACGTTCGTCTATAACATGATAGTTTCGCTAACTCTGGATTGAGGTATTTTACAAGTTACCTATACTTACCTTGGTTCGTTTTGCCAAAAACCGAGAGGTAGAAGGAGTCACTTGCCTTACCAAACATTGTTGAGAAAGGTACGATCTCTTTCCACTGCTATAACGGTTTGATTAATTACGAATGAGTGTTCTTTGTGGAAAAGTTGGTACTCATCAACTGTTATTTCTTGTGTACGTATAATTTTGAGCCTTATAGGCTCTAAAACATATAGTTCTTTGCGCTTTGAGGAATTAATTTGTGTTAGAACAGAAGGATACTTTCCGAAGTAGGCTACGAGATCAGTTAAAGTAGCTTTATTAAGAGGGCGCTTTTCATCAAGATATATCTCCCAATAGGTACCATAATGACTTTTAAATTGAGCAGTAATCAACCCTCTTAAGTGATTTTCTATTTCGTAAAGTAATAGGTACGCTTGTTGCATTAAAGTTTTATTCATTCTCTTTAACTCCATTCAATTTTGATAAGGATAATATTCTATAAAAGTAGATAAAACCCTCTAGAGTTAAACAACATTGAAATAAGTTCTATTAATCAATGCCCCAAGTGTTAGAGGTGTTATTTTAGGAGCGATTTGGATGTTTGGGAAAAGCCATATTAAAGGATTATGAGATTTAATTAAGATTCTAATGGTTATCTAATTGACATTAAATGTATTAAGCTTCCTAGATGCTCTGTCTTGATATGAGGAATTGGCCAAAGGGATAGGAACAAGAGATTTTCTATTGATAATGTGGCCAATAGAACAATCCTAACAATTAGAGCTTTCTAACGGCTAATTAAAAATTTTATTATTCAAATACTATGTAATCTAAGATTTTCTTTAGATCACTTTCTCTTATGTATGTAGTCATTCTATCATTCCTAAAGTTATGATGCACATTTATTAGTTGGAATAGGAAAGTGATTTTAGGGGTAGTTATTATAAAGTGAATATACAATTTACCGTTAAAAGATAACGGGAAAATAAATTCTATACCTTGCTCCGTTATTAAAGGACTTTTAAGCGCCGTTTTGAAGGATGAGATCAGAA from Alkalihalophilus pseudofirmus carries:
- a CDS encoding replication-relaxation family protein — encoded protein: MKIWNNVKVRDKQHTILVFLYRFRGATNEQLRRYLYGHCDSKRATQLANTSKFVSQLKKDKMIRFSSCLPYRQGEINYLSPKGIQYIYDTCDIDVSGDPEKGFEEPFGEFEYDTLKPPLNYLEHHLMYVDLVLKEQKLKHRNSLYAVRKYTYEKNVGREGYIGNGRLRPDGEMLVETKDQKVLAAIEVDTGSERYQHLVEKFRNYKRFFDYCTANDLDIPYFAIYFQTKQSEQKRGWINDKRAITVLKAASEGLSYYCWTIEVFIPNRCSMKRLLDKNLGDLERVGVCIPPKENPILAELEAAEKRKIAEEKAQLEAIRRHQEQEKQAEMERQQRLLRQQQALEREKFQQEMIEQPNKGFFKKLFK